The Duganella sp. BuS-21 sequence AAGACTTCAAGCTCAATACCGGCACCTTCGTCAGTGTCGGTCCGCTGCGCGCGCGCGTCATCAGCGCGGCGGCGCCGTATGTGATGGATGCGGTGGTCACCGGCATCGACCGCCACGCCATCGGCCTGCTGGTGTTCCCGCGCATGGAGCACTGTCTGCCGCTGTCCGGGCTGGGAGCGCAGGCCGACGTGGACCAGGTGCTGGCCAGCGCGCCGGTGCGGGCCTACTTCCAGGATTTGCTGAACCGCCTGAACGCGGACGCCAGCGGTTCCTCGATGCGCATCGACCGCCTGCTGCTGCAGGCCGAGCCGCCGTCGATCGATCACCGCGAGTTGACCGACAAGGGCACCATCAACCAGGCGGCGGTGCTCACGCGCCGCGCGGCTATCGTTTCATCGCTTTATGAAGGTACGAATTCAAACGTCATCATCGCTGCATAAATATAAAACCAACGGAGACAATATGAAACTGAAAAAACTGGCAGGTATCAGCGTAGCGGTCGGCATGGTGTTCGCAGGCGGCGTGGGGCAGGTACAGGCGCAGGACACTATTCGCATCGGTGTCATCGCCGCCCTGACCGGGCCTTTCGCCAACACCGGCAAGCCGTTCGAGGACGGCATCAAGACCTATATGCAGCAATACGGCGACAAAGTGGCCGGCAAGAAGATCGAGATCATCTACCGCGATGATGGTGGCTCCAACGCCGACCTGTCCAAGCGCGCCGCGCAGGAATTGATCACGCGCGAAAAAGTCAGCTTCCTGATCGGCTTTTCGCTGACGCCTAGCGCGCTGGCGGTGGCGCCCATCGCCACCCAGGCCAAGATTCCGATGATCGTCATGAACGCGGTCACCACCGGCATTACCGCGAAATCGCCGTACATGCTGCGCACCAGCATGACCATGCAGCAGATGACCGAACCGTTCGGCACCTGGAGCGCCGCCAACAAGGTCGGCAAGGTTTATACGCTGGTCAGCGACTACAGCACCGGCATCGATGCCGAGGCACGCTTCACCAAAGGCTTTACGGCCGGCGGCGGCAAGATCGTCGGCTCGGCGCGTGTACCGCTGGCGAATCCCGACTACTCGCCCTTCATCCAGCGTATCAAGGATGAAAAGCCGGACGCGCTGTTCTTCTTCGCACCAGGCGCCGAAGATGGCACCGCCGTGCTGAAAGCCTTCAGCGACAAAGGGCTGGACAAGGCCGGCGTCAAGTTCCTGGGCGTGGGCGACATGACCAGCGACTCGCCGACGCTGGAAGCGCTGGGCGAGCGCGCTTTGGGCGCGATCACGGTGCTGAACTACTCGACGGCGCTGGACAATCCGGCCAACAAGGCCTTCCTGGCAGCGTATGCCGCCGCGCTGCCAAAGGCGCTGCCGCCGACCTTCGTCACCGTGGTGGCCTACGACACCATGGGCATGATCTATGAAACCATCCGCAAGCTGAATGGCACGGTCACCGGCGACACGGCGGTGCAGGTGCTGTCGAATATGAAGTGGGACAGTCCGCGCGGCCCGATCAGCATCGACCCGGCGACCCGCGACATCATCCAGAACATGTATATCCGCGAAGTCAAGAAAGTCAACGGCAAGCTGGTTAACCAGCCGGTCGGTGTCCTCAAAGACGTGCACCCGAACTAATACCAACGCTTAGCCCAACGCCGCAGCCCACAGAGGTTGCGCGGATCGGCACGTCCATCGATATATGGAGGAGACACCCTATGAACAAACAACTCATCATGACGACGGCGACCGGCGCCGCGCTGCTGCTCACCGCCTGCGGCGGATCGAACGTGAAAACCAACGCCGCCGGACTGCCGCAACTGGGCGCGGCCACCGGCGCATCGCTGGCGTCCTGCGCCGAACTGGCGACCAAGATCAACTTCGCCAACACCACCATCACCGGCGCCAACGCCATCGCGGCCGGCACACTGACGGTGGCCGGCAAGCCGGTGCCGGCACACTGCCAGGTCACAGGCCAGATGTATAAGCGCACCAGCACCGTGGACGGCAAAAGCTACGCCATCGGCTTCGAGATGCGGTTGCCGAACAACTGGAACGGCCGCTTTTTCTATCAGGCCAACGGCGGTGTTGACGGCAGCGTGGTCCCGGCCACCGGCCCGGTGGGCGGTGGTGGACCGCTGGACAATGCGCTCAACCAGGGCTTCGCCGTCATCAGCGCGGATGCCGGCCACGGTGCACCGACGCCCTTCTTCGGCCTCGATCCGCAGGCGCGGCTCGACTACGGCTATCAGGCAGTGGGCAAGCTGACGCCGATGGCCAAGTACATCATCGAAACAGCCTACGGCAAGAAGCCGGACCGCTCCTACATTGGCGGCTGCTCCAACGGCGGCCGTCACACCATGGTGGCGGCGGCGCGCTACGCCGATCAATACGACGGTTTCCTGGTCGGGAATCCCGGCTACCGCCTGCCGCTGGCAGCCATCGCCAACATCGCCGGTGCCAAAGCGTACAATTCACTGGCCACCACGCCGGGTGACCTGTCGACCGGCTTCACGCTGGCCGAACGCAAGCTGGTTTCCGACGCGGTGCTGGCCAAGTGCGATGAACTCGACGGCACGGCCGATGGACTGGTGCAAAACACGCAAGCCTGTCAGGCCGCCTTCGACCTGAATCGCGACGTGCCGACTTGCAGCGCATCGCGCGACGGCACTTGCCTGAGCGCGGCGCAGAAAACCACCATCGGCGGCCTGTTCGCCGGCGCGACCACGGCCACCGGCACGAAAATCTATTCCAGCTTCTCATATGACGCCGGGTTGGCGACGGGCGGCTGGGCATCCTGGAAGTTCAACAGTTCACTCAACCTGGACACCGGCGCGGTAGGCCTGATCTGGCAAGCCCCACCCGAAGACCTGGCCACCTTCAACGGCCCGAACTTCGCACTGAACGGAGACCTGGCAAGCATGCTGGCCAAGGTGGGCGCGACCAACGCGACCTATACCGAAAGCGCGCTGTCGTTCATGCTGCCGCCGAATCCATCCGACTTGTCGGCGTTGAGAAATCGCGGTGCCAAGATCATGGTCTACCACGGCGCCAGCGATCCCATCTTTTCCAGCGACGACACGACGGCGTGGTACAACGCGCTGCGCACGGCCAACGGTGGCGATGCGTCCAACTTCTCGCGCTACTTCAACGTACCGGGGATGAACCACTGCGCGGGCGGACCGACCGCCGATCAATTCGACATGCTGGCGCCATTGGTGGAATGGGTGGAACGCGGCAAGGCGCCGGACAGCGTGCTGGCGAGCGTACGCGGCGCCGGCAATGCGGGCGGCGTCAATGCCGACCTGCCTGCCAACTGGACCGCCACGCGCACGCGGCCGCTCTGCCCTTATCCCAAGACGGCCAAGTACAAGGGCGGCGGCAGCATCGAGGATGCCGCCAACTTCAGCTGCGAGTCGTAGTTGATCTAGACGACGATCAGATCAAGCTCGCGCAGGAAGGCCGCAGCCTGCGCGTGCGAGATGATGGCGCCCTTGAACAAGCCGCCCTCGGTGAGCTTGATGCCTTCAATATCGGCGCCGCGCAGGTCGGCGCCTTGCAGCTTGGCGAGTTTGAGCACAGCGTTGCGCAGGCTGCCGCCTTCGAACACGGCTTCGCGAAAGTCGCAGCCGGACAAATAGGCGTCGGAAAAGTCCAACTCCTTGAGGGTCGCCTTCCGGAAGGTGAAGCCGCGCATGTCGGCGCCCACCAGCAGGCATTCCTCGAAGTGGATGCCGAGGTGGGACACTTCCTCAAACGAAGCACCGGTCAGTTTGCAGCCGTGGAAAGCGACGGAGGCCAGCTTGGAGCGGCGCCATTTGCTGTTGTTCAGGTCACAGCCATCAAAGCGCGCATCGACCGCGTCGACCGAC is a genomic window containing:
- a CDS encoding pentapeptide repeat-containing protein, translating into MMEQSPTNAVSGVTLSRAELEDHLAQGVRRFEGCAFDDEDLSRLDLQGCVFERCTFAGASLFASKLARSHWLRCRAGGADLESVDAVDARFDGCDLNNSKWRRSKLASVAFHGCKLTGASFEEVSHLGIHFEECLLVGADMRGFTFRKATLKELDFSDAYLSGCDFREAVFEGGSLRNAVLKLAKLQGADLRGADIEGIKLTEGGLFKGAIISHAQAAAFLRELDLIVV
- a CDS encoding tannase/feruloyl esterase family alpha/beta hydrolase encodes the protein MNKQLIMTTATGAALLLTACGGSNVKTNAAGLPQLGAATGASLASCAELATKINFANTTITGANAIAAGTLTVAGKPVPAHCQVTGQMYKRTSTVDGKSYAIGFEMRLPNNWNGRFFYQANGGVDGSVVPATGPVGGGGPLDNALNQGFAVISADAGHGAPTPFFGLDPQARLDYGYQAVGKLTPMAKYIIETAYGKKPDRSYIGGCSNGGRHTMVAAARYADQYDGFLVGNPGYRLPLAAIANIAGAKAYNSLATTPGDLSTGFTLAERKLVSDAVLAKCDELDGTADGLVQNTQACQAAFDLNRDVPTCSASRDGTCLSAAQKTTIGGLFAGATTATGTKIYSSFSYDAGLATGGWASWKFNSSLNLDTGAVGLIWQAPPEDLATFNGPNFALNGDLASMLAKVGATNATYTESALSFMLPPNPSDLSALRNRGAKIMVYHGASDPIFSSDDTTAWYNALRTANGGDASNFSRYFNVPGMNHCAGGPTADQFDMLAPLVEWVERGKAPDSVLASVRGAGNAGGVNADLPANWTATRTRPLCPYPKTAKYKGGGSIEDAANFSCES
- a CDS encoding ABC transporter substrate-binding protein, with translation MKLKKLAGISVAVGMVFAGGVGQVQAQDTIRIGVIAALTGPFANTGKPFEDGIKTYMQQYGDKVAGKKIEIIYRDDGGSNADLSKRAAQELITREKVSFLIGFSLTPSALAVAPIATQAKIPMIVMNAVTTGITAKSPYMLRTSMTMQQMTEPFGTWSAANKVGKVYTLVSDYSTGIDAEARFTKGFTAGGGKIVGSARVPLANPDYSPFIQRIKDEKPDALFFFAPGAEDGTAVLKAFSDKGLDKAGVKFLGVGDMTSDSPTLEALGERALGAITVLNYSTALDNPANKAFLAAYAAALPKALPPTFVTVVAYDTMGMIYETIRKLNGTVTGDTAVQVLSNMKWDSPRGPISIDPATRDIIQNMYIREVKKVNGKLVNQPVGVLKDVHPN